A region from the Corallococcus caeni genome encodes:
- a CDS encoding histidine kinase dimerization/phospho-acceptor domain-containing protein has product MVGAARYDAVPPLMDSLLHDVRNPLNALAIHLEVLSEKLKGESGQVPATQEKNLKAMREQIARVDGLLKLFSDFIVFRGAGPSGDAPLSDATGKALDVLGHESRRRRLQVTRAIEPDVQARLEDTTELGFFLVQVLMRAFQRAESGGTVVVAVRAEGPRAVLEVVDGSSAPERATDTVAALTLRAAQLGIEFAIQAGTCRLVFPRA; this is encoded by the coding sequence GTGGTGGGCGCTGCCCGCTATGACGCGGTTCCGCCGTTGATGGACAGCCTGTTGCACGACGTGCGCAACCCGCTCAACGCGCTGGCCATCCATCTCGAGGTGCTCTCCGAGAAGCTCAAGGGCGAGTCCGGCCAGGTGCCGGCCACGCAGGAGAAGAACCTCAAGGCCATGCGCGAGCAGATCGCCCGCGTGGACGGCCTGCTCAAGCTCTTCTCGGACTTCATCGTGTTTCGCGGGGCGGGCCCCTCCGGGGACGCGCCGCTGTCGGACGCCACCGGCAAGGCCCTGGACGTGCTGGGCCATGAGAGCCGCCGGCGCCGCCTCCAGGTCACGCGCGCCATCGAGCCGGACGTGCAGGCCCGCCTGGAGGACACCACCGAGCTGGGGTTCTTCCTGGTGCAGGTGCTGATGCGCGCCTTCCAGCGCGCGGAGTCCGGCGGCACCGTGGTCGTCGCCGTCCGCGCCGAGGGCCCTCGAGCGGTGCTGGAGGTCGTGGACGGCTCCTCGGCGCCCGAGCGGGCGACGGACACCGTGGCCGCGCTGACGCTCCGCGCGGCGCAGCTGGGCATCGAGTTCGCTATTCAGGCGGGGACGTGCCGCCTCGTGTTCCCGCGCGCCTGA
- a CDS encoding deoxycytidylate deaminase gives MSARGNWDQYFMDIAQQVATRATCDRKHVGAVLVRDKTILSTGYNGAIRGLPHCDEVGHMMENGHCVATVHAEANAIIQAAKNGVGIDGATIYTTASPCWPCFKLIANSGCTRIVFGEFYRDPRIFEYAARLGLQLVGLGAAAQPPASATGT, from the coding sequence ATGTCCGCTCGGGGCAATTGGGATCAGTACTTCATGGACATCGCCCAGCAGGTGGCCACCCGCGCCACCTGCGACCGCAAGCACGTGGGCGCGGTGCTGGTGCGGGACAAGACCATCCTGTCCACCGGCTACAACGGCGCCATCCGCGGCCTGCCTCACTGTGACGAGGTGGGCCACATGATGGAGAACGGCCACTGCGTGGCCACCGTCCACGCGGAGGCCAACGCCATCATCCAGGCGGCGAAGAACGGCGTCGGCATCGACGGGGCGACCATCTACACGACCGCCAGCCCCTGCTGGCCGTGCTTCAAGCTGATCGCCAACAGTGGCTGCACCCGCATCGTGTTCGGCGAGTTCTACCGCGACCCCCGCATCTTCGAGTACGCGGCCCGCCTGGGCCTCCAGCTCGTCGGCCTGGGTGCCGCCGCGCAGCCTCCGGCGTCCGCAACCGGGACCTGA